A stretch of Opitutales bacterium DNA encodes these proteins:
- a CDS encoding methyltransferase domain-containing protein, whose amino-acid sequence MDRFQILNDTSRMRHPEIFQDLQLLFEEQKPRKILSFGCSKGDECFDLSLQFPGAAVIGVDTDENVLRQAIDKYDCENIHFYKSDYNTIIENAPYDLIVANSVFCIWPKRDDNSIEFESFERTIALIAVSLRFGGILCLFNSEYLLQQTVVRDCFTPIAAVHQMFSGFVDRQNVENGETYSPLFRYKGKILDVKEIRKIYGGPMQELEFVGYKGVKSDGVELSDSLKCLYFRRNTHNLIFDQLNQLDASRKTVLRSSDRYYWCSSFFDFRGKSWALLSYWPASEGFQGFLRYSKIGLVEIEGGRAIGPLKQVETEWPEWGQVMQHGPSILKVLDRYLLFYTGSVGPTLEDIQNNRNVGWVETSDLVGWDARALPVFRLADFGEGCFSISNPFPVCAEDRLFLFIKVSCKVDGKIIATYRLAESNLDEVSFRLLPEVCIGGTLGSVEDGHCFFWKGFWYFLCVDFEGVYNGSSAKKLLSTWISRDLRKWTPVVTLIPANLFIRYDSQTTREVARLERPSIYWVNKEAGEGIFYCAILPKNNGNSFIQGFPFSLRN is encoded by the coding sequence ATGGATCGTTTTCAGATATTAAATGATACATCTAGGATGAGGCATCCAGAGATTTTCCAAGATCTTCAACTACTATTCGAGGAACAAAAACCAAGAAAGATTTTATCGTTTGGTTGTTCCAAAGGTGATGAGTGTTTCGACTTGAGCCTGCAGTTTCCGGGGGCAGCTGTAATCGGTGTCGATACTGATGAAAACGTGTTAAGACAGGCGATCGATAAATACGATTGTGAAAATATTCATTTCTACAAGAGTGATTATAATACAATTATCGAAAATGCTCCTTACGATTTGATCGTCGCTAATTCGGTATTTTGTATTTGGCCAAAGCGTGATGATAATTCTATAGAGTTTGAGAGCTTTGAGAGGACCATTGCACTAATAGCCGTATCCCTCAGATTTGGAGGTATTCTTTGTTTATTTAACTCTGAGTATCTACTGCAGCAAACCGTTGTGCGCGACTGTTTCACTCCGATAGCTGCGGTTCATCAGATGTTTAGTGGTTTTGTTGACCGTCAGAATGTCGAGAATGGAGAAACCTATTCTCCATTGTTTCGGTACAAAGGGAAAATCCTCGATGTTAAGGAGATAAGAAAAATTTACGGTGGTCCGATGCAGGAGCTAGAATTTGTAGGATATAAGGGTGTTAAAAGCGATGGTGTCGAGCTGAGCGATTCACTGAAGTGCCTATATTTTCGGCGAAACACTCATAATCTCATCTTTGACCAATTAAACCAACTAGATGCGTCTAGGAAGACTGTTTTGCGGAGTTCTGATCGGTATTATTGGTGCAGTAGTTTCTTTGATTTTCGTGGAAAAAGCTGGGCTCTATTGTCATATTGGCCAGCTTCGGAAGGCTTTCAAGGCTTTCTCCGATATAGTAAGATAGGTCTTGTGGAAATCGAAGGTGGGAGAGCGATCGGTCCATTAAAACAAGTCGAGACTGAATGGCCAGAATGGGGACAAGTGATGCAGCATGGCCCTTCAATATTGAAGGTTTTGGATCGTTATTTGCTATTTTATACAGGATCTGTAGGCCCCACCCTCGAGGATATTCAGAATAACAGAAATGTTGGCTGGGTGGAAACTAGTGATCTGGTTGGTTGGGATGCGAGGGCCCTGCCTGTTTTTCGCCTCGCTGATTTTGGAGAAGGATGTTTCTCAATTAGTAACCCTTTTCCGGTTTGTGCGGAAGATCGATTGTTTTTGTTTATTAAGGTGAGTTGTAAGGTAGATGGAAAAATAATTGCAACTTACCGCCTTGCTGAGTCAAATCTAGATGAGGTATCATTTAGGCTTCTACCGGAGGTTTGTATAGGGGGGACGTTGGGCAGTGTTGAGGATGGTCACTGTTTTTTTTGGAAAGGCTTTTGGTATTTTTTGTGCGTTGATTTTGAAGGAGTATATAATGGTTCATCAGCGAAAAAACTGTTGAGTACCTGGATCTCTCGGGATTTGAGAAAATGGACGCCTGTAGTTACTTTGATACCTGCGAATTTGTTCATTAGGTATGATTCTCAAACTACGCGAGAAGTCGCACGCCTTGAGAGGCCTTCTATATACTGGGTCAATAAAGAAGCGGGAGAGGGAATTTTTTACTGTGCGATCTTACCGAAAAATAATGGAAACTCTTTTATCCAGGGTTTTCCCTTTTCTTTGAGAAATTAA
- a CDS encoding sulfotransferase domain-containing protein: MRLFVFTTHKTGSMFLHRFFGKVSEVSGIKKYSKNDMNFDLARPLDFTEIELAAAGIYAPLRYEVKSIPTSVSDCYIFHLRDPRDMLTSLYYSHSYSHVTRDGAFNPTFEERASWVENGIDKFIVDYLEDGLLQNRYKWMLEEARIKKHCSIVSRYELMVRDYSVWGERIIGFLNQNAFSLNIKDFEIFESEFKAPASEDITKHKRKMIPGDFRNKLKTSTIELINDQFRSVIDAMSYSYS; the protein is encoded by the coding sequence ATGAGATTATTTGTTTTTACGACTCACAAAACCGGATCCATGTTTTTACATAGGTTTTTTGGAAAGGTTTCAGAAGTTTCGGGAATTAAGAAATATTCGAAGAATGATATGAACTTCGACCTCGCAAGGCCGTTAGATTTTACGGAAATAGAGTTGGCTGCAGCTGGGATCTACGCGCCACTCCGATATGAAGTTAAAAGCATACCAACTTCGGTCTCTGATTGCTATATTTTTCACCTTCGAGATCCAAGGGACATGTTGACCTCTTTATATTATTCGCACTCATATAGCCATGTTACTCGTGATGGAGCTTTTAATCCAACTTTCGAAGAAAGAGCATCATGGGTCGAGAATGGCATTGATAAATTCATTGTCGACTATTTGGAAGACGGATTACTGCAAAATCGTTATAAATGGATGTTGGAGGAAGCCCGCATCAAGAAACACTGTTCAATCGTATCACGATATGAATTGATGGTTCGGGACTACAGTGTTTGGGGGGAACGGATAATCGGTTTTCTGAATCAGAACGCCTTCAGCCTTAATATTAAAGACTTTGAAATTTTCGAAAGTGAATTTAAGGCTCCAGCTAGTGAAGATATTACAAAGCACAAAAGAAAAATGATTCCAGGGGACTTTCGCAATAAACTGAAGACCTCAACGATTGAACTAATCAATGATCAATTCCGATCTGTGATTGATGCTATGAGCTACTCTTATTCCTGA
- a CDS encoding glycosyltransferase — protein MSQHGVSVIIPSFNQGRFLGSALQSVKDQEHPLLEVIICDACSSDETENVVRLFPSLDITFVSEKDRGQGDAVNKGVSLAKYKIIAWLNSDDEYVSGTLRFVSDYFSNESKSNPAIYGRTLKVDENGSVIGQMPVRQWCYDELLNHTYICQPSVFFLRDFFYQVGGINSRLHLSLDYDLWLRMGRYQDFVFIDKVFSKNRDYVQTKTNSFKLESRIEFLCCSYVYGGGVWSKAWLWRLAHFQAMSFVGRDSPIQLEVIKRYMFAVYLIKINFKILPTMSKKLNSTLKQIRLGGDLSLHDTE, from the coding sequence ATGAGCCAACATGGGGTAAGTGTGATTATTCCTTCTTTCAATCAAGGCAGATTCTTAGGATCCGCGTTACAATCTGTGAAAGATCAGGAACATCCGCTACTTGAAGTAATTATTTGTGATGCCTGTAGCAGTGACGAAACAGAGAATGTAGTTAGGCTCTTTCCGAGTTTAGATATTACATTTGTCTCGGAGAAGGATCGTGGCCAAGGAGATGCAGTCAATAAGGGAGTCTCTTTAGCCAAATATAAAATAATAGCATGGTTGAATTCTGACGATGAGTATGTCTCAGGGACTCTTAGGTTTGTTTCCGACTATTTTTCTAATGAATCGAAATCTAACCCCGCAATTTATGGGCGAACACTGAAAGTCGACGAAAATGGTTCTGTGATAGGGCAGATGCCTGTTAGACAGTGGTGTTATGATGAATTGCTGAACCATACCTATATCTGCCAACCTTCGGTTTTTTTTCTCAGAGATTTTTTCTACCAGGTTGGAGGTATAAATTCAAGGCTACACCTTTCTTTGGACTATGACCTATGGCTTCGGATGGGGCGTTACCAAGATTTTGTTTTTATTGATAAAGTTTTTTCGAAAAATCGCGATTATGTGCAGACTAAAACGAATTCTTTTAAGCTCGAAAGTCGGATTGAATTTTTGTGCTGTAGTTACGTCTACGGGGGCGGTGTATGGTCTAAGGCCTGGCTATGGCGGTTGGCGCACTTTCAGGCAATGAGTTTTGTGGGTAGAGACAGCCCGATTCAGCTAGAAGTGATAAAAAGATACATGTTCGCCGTTTACTTAATTAAGATTAATTTTAAAATTCTTCCCACTATGAGCAAGAAACTCAATTCTACACTTAAACAAATTCGATTGGGCGGCGACTTATCTTTGCATGATACAGAGTAG
- a CDS encoding DDE-type integrase/transposase/recombinase has protein sequence MRYSPNLLRELGEPDLCDQAWVADTTYLRTDAGRCYLATVMDLCSRRIIGWSVSASNNSALICAALHSAVMTRGGEIPEGLIHHSDRGSTCSSYEYSHLLPSFGITQSMSPQGNCYDNAAQESFYG, from the coding sequence ATTCGATATAGCCCCAACCTGCTGCGTGAACTCGGTGAACCCGATCTTTGTGATCAAGCTTGGGTCGCGGATACGACTTATCTGCGCACTGATGCGGGCCGGTGCTACCTTGCAACAGTTATGGATCTGTGTAGTCGAAGAATCATCGGTTGGAGCGTGTCTGCCTCGAACAACAGCGCTTTAATCTGCGCGGCTTTGCACTCAGCAGTGATGACACGCGGAGGTGAAATCCCCGAAGGTCTGATACATCACAGCGATCGTGGCAGCACGTGTTCGAGCTACGAATACAGTCATCTGCTGCCAAGCTTTGGCATCACTCAAAGTATGAGTCCCCAGGGAAACTGCTATGATAATGCCGCTCAAGAGTCCTTCTATGGATGA
- a CDS encoding right-handed parallel beta-helix repeat-containing protein, which produces MLRLFLIVCLLWIGHAHSANVRDPFFRAVGDGVTDDHYSIQRVIEWPAERGDEVFFPLGSYLMSRLLCPVPNSRLILSGESLENTELRTAKGMVAVYSGSQIGNYRTVGYVEVKSLTFTGNARDGMRSVIFLRGRKMKTRCVVKNCKFRNTEKSIIWLEGVWGVVEFVENYSVGSRSLNIVNSRNVIVSNNTILFNKDDAITISRDCRQVAISDNTISESVTNSVFVGAIFLRNRNDDSLLRLELGGFGDSVIRGSGVLRFSHDSISSFYTLYYEDEQRVNVQVLELVDPYFVKTVCEFWNIPVDGLSDSKTSDFTEGPYLAPENVVIKGNVIEGIYNREIALAQGPRNVSVVSNVISHSGSRALLLPDFQFRFKVSTRRDECRVILEEDLPKFIVHLSKENKAFILFLATDVQEPNFLQHTDSSKSQVELESPLAASYLNCYCHILVFHPEGNLPFGDCVFINEWQLSEEYFEYAEQIVIIGNMLSGFSRYGIVLGSSGGAIRDVSATDKLVRCHKYSYAFPGQYSFFLNIGEIKNRMLVSGIQIDNNIFLGYDSERIGLCRFDGIDGVEVNTVAKASNTIYKL; this is translated from the coding sequence GTGCTTAGATTATTTTTAATTGTGTGTCTGCTTTGGATAGGTCATGCACACTCGGCCAATGTTAGGGACCCTTTCTTTCGCGCTGTTGGAGACGGTGTTACGGATGATCACTATTCCATTCAACGAGTGATAGAATGGCCTGCAGAGCGTGGTGACGAGGTATTTTTTCCTCTAGGTAGTTATTTAATGTCGAGGCTTTTGTGCCCTGTCCCGAATTCCAGACTGATTCTAAGTGGAGAGTCTCTTGAAAATACTGAGTTGCGGACCGCTAAGGGTATGGTTGCAGTTTACTCTGGAAGTCAAATTGGTAACTATCGGACGGTGGGTTATGTTGAAGTCAAAAGCCTTACTTTTACTGGTAACGCTAGAGATGGTATGAGATCCGTGATTTTCCTGCGAGGCCGCAAGATGAAAACTAGGTGTGTGGTCAAAAATTGCAAATTTAGGAATACAGAAAAGAGTATAATATGGCTTGAGGGCGTTTGGGGTGTTGTCGAATTTGTCGAAAACTACTCAGTAGGAAGTAGATCATTAAATATCGTAAATTCGAGAAATGTCATAGTGTCAAATAATACAATCCTTTTCAATAAAGATGATGCTATTACGATCTCGCGGGATTGTCGACAAGTCGCGATATCGGATAATACTATAAGTGAGTCAGTAACAAACAGTGTATTTGTTGGAGCGATTTTTCTTCGGAATCGAAATGATGATTCGCTTCTCCGGCTGGAATTGGGCGGATTTGGAGATTCTGTAATTCGGGGTTCGGGAGTGCTCAGATTTAGTCATGATTCTATATCTTCATTCTACACGCTGTATTATGAAGATGAGCAACGTGTAAATGTGCAGGTTTTGGAATTAGTAGATCCCTATTTTGTTAAGACTGTGTGTGAATTTTGGAATATTCCAGTTGACGGTTTGTCCGATTCAAAAACATCTGATTTTACGGAAGGGCCGTATTTGGCACCTGAGAATGTTGTAATTAAGGGAAACGTAATTGAAGGTATTTACAATCGCGAGATTGCCCTAGCTCAGGGCCCTCGAAATGTTTCGGTGGTTTCAAATGTAATATCTCACTCTGGGTCGAGGGCTCTTCTATTGCCAGATTTTCAATTTAGGTTCAAGGTTTCGACTAGGAGAGATGAATGCAGGGTTATCTTGGAGGAGGACCTTCCCAAATTTATAGTTCATTTGTCCAAGGAGAATAAGGCTTTTATTTTGTTCCTAGCAACGGATGTTCAAGAACCAAATTTTTTGCAACATACCGATTCTTCGAAGAGCCAGGTAGAGCTCGAATCACCGCTTGCTGCTAGTTATTTGAACTGTTATTGCCATATCTTAGTGTTCCATCCAGAAGGCAATTTACCGTTTGGAGATTGTGTTTTTATAAACGAGTGGCAATTAAGTGAAGAATATTTCGAATACGCTGAACAAATCGTTATCATAGGGAATATGCTTTCTGGTTTCTCCAGATACGGAATTGTTCTAGGAAGCTCTGGGGGCGCAATTCGCGACGTAAGTGCAACCGATAAACTTGTTAGGTGCCATAAATACTCATACGCTTTTCCTGGACAATATTCCTTTTTCCTAAATATTGGGGAAATTAAAAATCGGATGCTTGTTTCAGGTATTCAAATCGATAACAACATCTTTTTGGGCTATGATTCAGAGCGTATTGGTTTGTGTCGCTTTGACGGAATAGATGGCGTGGAGGTGAATACTGTTGCTAAGGCGTCGAACACTATCTATAAGCTATGA
- a CDS encoding IS3 family transposase translates to MVFKDEEAVPSHVFEYIEVFYNRYRKHSSLGYQNPIQFEEKIAPPWGAREDA, encoded by the coding sequence GTGGTCTTCAAAGACGAAGAGGCTGTCCCCAGCCATGTCTTTGAATATATCGAAGTGTTCTACAATCGCTACAGAAAGCACTCTTCGCTGGGCTATCAGAACCCCATTCAGTTCGAGGAAAAAATCGCGCCCCCATGGGGGGCAAGGGAGGATGCTTGA
- a CDS encoding glycosyltransferase, with translation MKPKRSFLIVDPILRGSRLFFTHHAAGAFLPYGKVQVLTRSQGLDCHGEAIFEGSGIEVLNKLLLPDDFWFGLIPERVVEDVANFLENVIEGDSPPSGIYFTGVKEFFPLLYDVVRRRPSLKSQIPMILVDYDFEHWFSRVVNPLPKSFFRRVRRRFGLGKKYSNKRKTCMSLLNSFPNAKFGVLDERVFDGDLGLKKKMSCCLDIPDPGPKELLARVSQPSLGRPRVRKLRLLLVGIQTRRKGLIDVLRVVKHPRFPRESVEFVLYGRLAQDTVNLRAQLLSLSHSIEWHDGYFEEKVIQEQYSNADYVVLPYTADYQGSSGVFAFSMAYGKPVLASSHGCIGYRVGKFGVGLSYKAHDIGSFVNTISCLPDTGSSAYIEMHRFALSYAGKRSVDAHQKTILKFFGLK, from the coding sequence ATGAAGCCTAAGCGCTCTTTTTTGATCGTCGACCCTATCTTGCGGGGTAGCCGTTTGTTTTTCACTCACCACGCCGCCGGTGCATTTTTGCCCTATGGGAAGGTTCAGGTTCTGACGCGATCTCAGGGGCTAGACTGTCATGGCGAGGCCATATTTGAGGGATCTGGAATAGAAGTCTTGAACAAACTTCTGCTTCCAGACGATTTCTGGTTTGGTCTTATACCTGAACGGGTTGTCGAGGATGTTGCGAATTTTCTTGAGAATGTTATAGAAGGGGATAGCCCGCCGTCGGGAATTTACTTTACGGGAGTTAAAGAATTTTTCCCTTTATTGTATGATGTAGTGCGTCGACGTCCGTCTTTAAAGTCGCAAATTCCGATGATTTTGGTTGATTACGATTTTGAGCATTGGTTTTCAAGGGTCGTTAACCCTCTTCCGAAGTCTTTTTTCCGAAGGGTTCGACGTCGATTTGGGTTAGGGAAGAAATATTCGAATAAGAGAAAGACCTGTATGAGCCTATTGAATTCATTTCCAAATGCTAAGTTCGGGGTTCTAGATGAGCGGGTGTTCGATGGTGACCTAGGTTTGAAAAAAAAGATGAGTTGCTGTTTGGATATTCCTGATCCAGGCCCCAAAGAATTACTTGCCAGGGTTAGCCAACCGAGTCTGGGGCGGCCGCGAGTCCGTAAGTTGAGGCTGCTGCTAGTGGGGATTCAGACACGCCGAAAAGGTCTTATCGATGTTCTCCGAGTGGTGAAGCACCCTCGGTTTCCAAGAGAATCAGTCGAGTTTGTTTTGTATGGAAGACTTGCGCAAGACACAGTCAATCTCAGGGCGCAGCTCTTGTCGTTGAGCCATTCTATTGAATGGCACGACGGGTACTTTGAAGAAAAAGTGATTCAGGAGCAGTATTCAAATGCTGATTATGTTGTCCTCCCCTATACAGCTGATTACCAGGGCTCTAGCGGAGTGTTTGCATTTTCTATGGCTTATGGGAAACCCGTTTTGGCATCTTCCCATGGTTGCATCGGGTATAGGGTTGGAAAGTTCGGTGTTGGTCTCTCTTACAAAGCCCACGATATCGGTTCGTTTGTTAACACGATCAGCTGTTTACCTGATACTGGTAGTTCTGCTTATATTGAAATGCATCGATTTGCTTTGTCTTATGCTGGTAAGAGATCGGTAGACGCACACCAAAAAACGATTTTAAAATTCTTTGGACTAAAATGA
- a CDS encoding polysaccharide pyruvyl transferase family protein codes for MITILDTSIASENLGDQIIMDAVKKQLSDIFPLEYFVNVATHDYLGVESKKMISKSNFSVVGGTNLLSANMKMPLTWQKELPVFEKIYSEPERRVNQWKLEPRNADELRNIILMAVGWWQYQKTAPNEYTTNLLKNILHKAAYHSVRDGYTLEKLKSVGISNVLNTGCVTMWGLDADHMAEVSKERKEEVVTTITFYKPHKEADSRMLRILKQRYKKTYLWIQGGGDLKYAKSLDIKDFELLPPSLAALDSKLSSGTVDYVGTRLHAGVRALQHKCLSAIVSVDNRATEIAKETGLPVVERLCLEKLKGLLDSPYRPQIDMPWANIDKYKKSLREAVS; via the coding sequence ATGATTACGATATTAGATACATCTATCGCGAGCGAAAATCTGGGCGACCAAATCATAATGGATGCCGTTAAGAAACAGCTTAGCGATATCTTTCCCCTGGAGTATTTTGTGAATGTCGCGACACATGACTACTTGGGGGTTGAATCAAAAAAAATGATAAGTAAGTCAAATTTCTCTGTTGTTGGAGGGACAAACTTGCTTTCAGCGAATATGAAGATGCCGCTAACTTGGCAGAAAGAGCTTCCCGTTTTCGAGAAAATTTATTCGGAGCCTGAGCGTAGAGTAAACCAGTGGAAGCTTGAGCCGCGTAATGCTGATGAATTGAGGAATATTATTCTGATGGCTGTCGGTTGGTGGCAGTATCAGAAAACCGCTCCTAATGAATATACCACTAATCTTCTCAAAAATATTCTGCACAAGGCTGCCTACCACTCAGTAAGAGACGGTTATACTTTGGAAAAGTTGAAAAGTGTTGGCATTTCAAATGTCTTGAACACCGGCTGTGTAACAATGTGGGGGCTTGATGCTGATCATATGGCAGAGGTCTCGAAGGAGCGCAAGGAGGAGGTTGTGACTACAATCACTTTCTACAAACCACACAAAGAGGCGGATTCAAGGATGCTCAGAATTCTCAAACAAAGATATAAAAAGACTTATTTATGGATACAGGGTGGAGGGGATTTGAAATATGCTAAATCATTAGACATTAAAGACTTCGAATTATTACCTCCCAGCTTAGCAGCGTTGGATTCCAAGCTCTCATCAGGTACAGTCGACTACGTCGGCACACGTTTGCACGCAGGAGTCCGTGCATTGCAGCATAAGTGCCTGAGCGCGATCGTAAGCGTCGATAATCGGGCGACTGAGATAGCGAAGGAGACAGGCTTGCCTGTTGTGGAGCGATTATGTTTGGAAAAGCTGAAAGGGCTGCTTGATTCACCCTACAGGCCGCAGATTGATATGCCCTGGGCTAACATTGATAAATACAAAAAATCATTGCGCGAGGCTGTCTCTTAG
- a CDS encoding glycosyltransferase codes for MKVLTINTDDVVGGAGLAAMRLADALKADRIRVHTLVMRKASRFGGVEQLRSGNRDSFWEHTLPYFINCQVGIQYRHLPIPQKHILSRAKSMRPDIIHLHNIHGGDLGFFQISLLQKLSQFAPVVWTLHDMWSLTGHCAYPLSCERWKVACGKCPHLDFYPKLQRDGTRLNRRYKHRIIEKSGVHAVSPSEWLAKVNVEAGTFRKERMHHIPNGVDLEIFQPAKDSKYKVNLGIRKDAVVLLFAAERVDGNPRKGGALLIELVERLVKSSPVKIDLLVLGKGGLGVDFESTIVRVIEVGYVDDHRIVARYMGLSDIFIFTSIQDNLPNTLLEAHASGLAVVAFDVGGVPEIVINKHTGLLCRKGDVQQMSKSIISLCQNQGILERYKKEARTHVEENYSIHKMKESYKLLYKKLSVEPPK; via the coding sequence ATGAAAGTTCTTACCATCAACACCGATGATGTCGTTGGAGGAGCCGGCCTTGCGGCCATGCGTCTCGCCGACGCCCTGAAGGCTGATCGGATCAGGGTTCACACTTTGGTCATGCGAAAAGCTTCTAGATTTGGTGGAGTGGAGCAGCTGCGATCTGGAAATCGTGATTCATTCTGGGAGCATACCCTGCCATATTTTATCAATTGTCAGGTAGGCATTCAGTATAGGCACCTCCCAATTCCGCAGAAGCATATACTGTCTCGCGCGAAGAGCATGAGGCCGGATATTATTCACCTTCACAATATCCATGGGGGCGATCTGGGGTTTTTCCAGATCAGTCTACTTCAAAAGTTGTCTCAATTTGCTCCCGTGGTTTGGACGCTACATGACATGTGGTCACTTACTGGGCACTGTGCATATCCTCTGAGTTGTGAGCGATGGAAGGTTGCTTGTGGTAAGTGTCCTCATTTGGATTTTTATCCGAAATTGCAACGAGATGGGACTCGTCTTAATCGTCGCTACAAGCACCGCATAATTGAGAAGTCAGGAGTTCATGCGGTTTCCCCATCGGAATGGCTAGCTAAGGTGAACGTTGAAGCAGGCACTTTCCGCAAGGAGCGGATGCATCATATTCCTAACGGTGTTGATTTGGAAATTTTCCAACCCGCCAAAGATTCAAAATACAAAGTGAATCTCGGGATTCGTAAGGATGCCGTAGTTTTACTTTTCGCAGCCGAGCGTGTGGACGGAAATCCGAGAAAAGGAGGTGCTCTTTTGATCGAGTTAGTTGAACGCTTAGTCAAATCGTCTCCAGTGAAAATAGACTTGTTGGTGCTCGGAAAGGGAGGTTTGGGCGTGGATTTTGAGTCGACGATAGTCAGAGTTATCGAGGTTGGATATGTGGATGACCACCGTATAGTAGCGAGGTATATGGGTCTATCGGATATTTTCATTTTTACTTCTATCCAGGACAATTTACCAAACACTCTCTTGGAAGCACATGCTTCGGGTCTCGCCGTTGTGGCTTTTGACGTGGGCGGTGTCCCTGAAATAGTTATCAACAAACATACTGGGTTGCTTTGTCGAAAAGGCGATGTTCAACAAATGAGCAAATCTATTATAAGTCTATGCCAAAATCAAGGTATTCTGGAAAGATATAAAAAGGAGGCTCGAACACATGTTGAAGAGAACTATTCAATTCACAAAATGAAAGAGAGCTACAAATTGTTGTATAAAAAACTTTCTGTTGAGCCTCCTAAATGA
- a CDS encoding sulfotransferase family 2 domain-containing protein, giving the protein MNELPETTRHIPKNPNSGSLFDRVKKQLLPEKRTLIFIHIPKTAGTTLVRRIKLNFKNNALALPTDNLRSKIENIRDFPNDYEKYRFIHGHCPHGLGRLLANDSKSITLLRDPVERVISSFYHIKRFSQHPLHHEVSKMNVVDFSQNQHWPQFYNSSTRLLGAEMGNFSLEEYLRFNKSIADENSYARAEFAVNSEILVGIQEHFEESTLLFKRILNLKNIDMTGSEMINRNRPRTNEFSEREIEKIRESQELDQRLYEVAKQRFVTLCDQAEIEVA; this is encoded by the coding sequence ATGAATGAACTACCTGAGACTACAAGACACATACCTAAAAACCCGAATTCTGGCTCTCTATTCGATCGTGTAAAGAAACAATTACTACCCGAAAAACGCACCCTAATTTTCATTCACATCCCAAAAACAGCTGGAACTACTTTGGTAAGAAGAATCAAACTCAACTTTAAAAATAATGCCCTTGCTCTACCGACCGACAATCTAAGATCAAAAATTGAGAACATTCGCGACTTCCCGAACGACTACGAAAAGTACCGCTTTATTCACGGCCATTGCCCACATGGCCTCGGCAGGCTCTTGGCGAATGATTCAAAATCTATCACATTGCTCCGAGATCCGGTCGAGCGAGTGATTTCGTCGTTTTATCATATAAAGAGATTCTCCCAACACCCTCTACATCATGAAGTCTCGAAAATGAATGTGGTAGACTTTTCTCAAAACCAGCATTGGCCACAATTCTACAACTCAAGTACTCGACTTCTTGGAGCAGAGATGGGCAATTTTTCTCTGGAAGAATACCTCAGGTTCAACAAGTCCATCGCAGATGAAAATTCTTACGCAAGAGCAGAGTTCGCCGTTAACAGCGAGATTCTTGTGGGCATACAAGAGCACTTCGAGGAATCGACTCTTCTTTTTAAACGAATCCTCAACCTGAAAAACATCGATATGACCGGATCAGAAATGATAAATCGAAACAGACCCAGAACTAATGAGTTTTCAGAAAGGGAAATCGAGAAGATACGAGAATCTCAAGAGCTTGACCAGCGATTATATGAGGTTGCAAAGCAACGGTTTGTCACTCTTTGCGATCAGGCTGAGATTGAAGTGGCCTGA